In Rhinoraja longicauda isolate Sanriku21f chromosome 27, sRhiLon1.1, whole genome shotgun sequence, one DNA window encodes the following:
- the LOC144606657 gene encoding platelet-activating factor acetylhydrolase 2, cytoplasmic-like isoform X1 produces MGNLFSLKLPTGKGPFRVGCTDIMVDHTREGSFFRLYYPCQSEAESRQPLWIPRYEYCAGLVNYLNQSRWSVPLLNLAFGYHTVPVGWNAPFRAEEKYPLIIFSHGLGAFRTVYSAICLEIASRGFVVAAVEHRDESAACTCYFRPAAGDVEQPPGPACEAGSSFAGPISLQAARPGLEAVWLPVRKLKMGEEEFPLRNEQLQQRVKECGQVLDLLTDINQGKPIENALLGNLCPSVLKDCIDLQKVAVMGHSFGGSTSIQAVADDTRFRCAVALDSWMLPLSGGMYSKNPGPVFFINSEKFQTEDTIGKMKRLQSGNDKIKIITILGSVHQSMTDFTLLAGDLLNLAFETKGTIDPLEGLAIIQKATLAFLQRHLDLPKDFNQWDALVEGKGDHVVPGSPPLT; encoded by the exons ATGGGAAACCTGTTTTCGTTGAAGCTGCCGACTGGAAAAGGGCCGTTCCGTGTGGGCTGTACGGACATCATGGTTGATCACACGAGGGAG GGAAGCTTCTTTCGTCTTTATTACCCATGCCAGTCTGAGGCGGAGTCGAGGCAGCCGCTGTGGATTCCACGGTACGAGTACTGCGCCGGTCTTGTGAACTATCTCAATCAGAGCAGGTGGAGCGTCCCTCTACTCAACCTGGCATTCG GTTATCACACCGTCCCAGTCGGGTGGAATGCTCCGTTTAGAGCTGAAGAGAAATACCCACTGATTATATTTTCCCATGGACTTGGGGCATTCAG GACCGTGTACTCCGCCATTTGCTTAGAAATAGCGTCCCGTGGATTTGTTGTCGCTGCCGTGGAGCACAG AGACGAGTCTGCTGCCTGCACCTGCTACTTCCGGCCAGCCGCTGGGGATGTGGAGCAGCCGCCTGGGCCGGCTTGTGAAGCTGGCTCATCCTTTGCTGGACCCATTTCACTCCAGGCTGCTCGGCCTGGTCTGGAGGCAGTGTGGCTCCCAGTCAGGAAGCTGAAGATGGGCGAGGAGGAATTCCCCTTGCGCAATGAGCAG ctacAACAGCGAGTGAAGGAATGTGGCCAGGTCTTGGACCTTCTCACGGATATCAACCAAGGGAAGCCCATCGAAAACGCCCTTCTCGGTAACCTGTGCCCCTCTGTTCTGAAG GACTGTATAGATCTACAAAAGGTTGCTGTGATGGGCCATTCCTTTGGAGGTTCTACATCGATCCAAGCTGTCGCCGATGATACACGTTTCCG GTGTGCAGTGGCTCTGGATAGCTGGATGCTGCCCCTGTCGGGAGGGATGTATTCCAAGAATCCCGGTCCTGTGTTCTTCATTAACTCTGAAAAGTTCCAGACTGAAGACACCATCGGGAAGATGAAGAGGCTGCAGTCCGGGAACGATAAGATCAAGATAATCACCATATT AGGGTCAGTTCATCAGAGCATGACGGACTTCACTTTGCTGGCTGGAGATTTGCTCAACCTGGCATTTGAGACCAAGGGGACCATCGATCCTCTGGAGGGTCTTGCAATCATCCAGAAAGCAACATTGGCCTTCCTGCAAAGACACCTAG
- the LOC144606657 gene encoding platelet-activating factor acetylhydrolase 2, cytoplasmic-like isoform X2 → MGNLFSLKLPTGKGPFRVGCTDIMVDHTREGSFFRLYYPCQSEAESRQPLWIPRYEYCAGLVNYLNQSRWSVPLLNLAFGYHTVPVGWNAPFRAEEKYPLIIFSHGLGAFRTVYSAICLEIASRGFVVAAVEHRDESAACTCYFRPAAGDVEQPPGPACEAGSSFAGPISLQAARPGLEAVWLPVRKLKMGEEEFPLRNEQLQQRVKECGQVLDLLTDINQGKPIENALLGNLCPSVLKDCIDLQKVAVMGHSFGGSTSIQAVADDTRFRCAVALDSWMLPLSGGMYSKNPGPVFFINSEKFQTEDTIGKMKRLQSGNDKIKIITILSVAGN, encoded by the exons ATGGGAAACCTGTTTTCGTTGAAGCTGCCGACTGGAAAAGGGCCGTTCCGTGTGGGCTGTACGGACATCATGGTTGATCACACGAGGGAG GGAAGCTTCTTTCGTCTTTATTACCCATGCCAGTCTGAGGCGGAGTCGAGGCAGCCGCTGTGGATTCCACGGTACGAGTACTGCGCCGGTCTTGTGAACTATCTCAATCAGAGCAGGTGGAGCGTCCCTCTACTCAACCTGGCATTCG GTTATCACACCGTCCCAGTCGGGTGGAATGCTCCGTTTAGAGCTGAAGAGAAATACCCACTGATTATATTTTCCCATGGACTTGGGGCATTCAG GACCGTGTACTCCGCCATTTGCTTAGAAATAGCGTCCCGTGGATTTGTTGTCGCTGCCGTGGAGCACAG AGACGAGTCTGCTGCCTGCACCTGCTACTTCCGGCCAGCCGCTGGGGATGTGGAGCAGCCGCCTGGGCCGGCTTGTGAAGCTGGCTCATCCTTTGCTGGACCCATTTCACTCCAGGCTGCTCGGCCTGGTCTGGAGGCAGTGTGGCTCCCAGTCAGGAAGCTGAAGATGGGCGAGGAGGAATTCCCCTTGCGCAATGAGCAG ctacAACAGCGAGTGAAGGAATGTGGCCAGGTCTTGGACCTTCTCACGGATATCAACCAAGGGAAGCCCATCGAAAACGCCCTTCTCGGTAACCTGTGCCCCTCTGTTCTGAAG GACTGTATAGATCTACAAAAGGTTGCTGTGATGGGCCATTCCTTTGGAGGTTCTACATCGATCCAAGCTGTCGCCGATGATACACGTTTCCG GTGTGCAGTGGCTCTGGATAGCTGGATGCTGCCCCTGTCGGGAGGGATGTATTCCAAGAATCCCGGTCCTGTGTTCTTCATTAACTCTGAAAAGTTCCAGACTGAAGACACCATCGGGAAGATGAAGAGGCTGCAGTCCGGGAACGATAAGATCAAGATAATCACCATATT
- the LOC144606657 gene encoding platelet-activating factor acetylhydrolase 2, cytoplasmic-like isoform X3, which yields MGNLFSLKLPTGKGPFRVGCTDIMVDHTREGSFFRLYYPCQSEAESRQPLWIPRYEYCAGLVNYLNQSRWSVPLLNLAFGYHTVPVGWNAPFRAEEKYPLIIFSHGLGAFRTVYSAICLEIASRGFVVAAVEHRDESAACTCYFRPAAGDVEQPPGPACEAGSSFAGPISLQAARPGLEAVWLPVRKLKMGEEEFPLRNEQLQQRVKECGQVLDLLTDINQGKPIENALLGNLCPSVLKDCIDLQKVAVMGHSFGGSTSIQAVADDTRFRCAVALDSWMLPLSGGMYSKNPGPVFFINSEKFQTEDTIGKMKRLQSGNDKIKIITILSTKGF from the exons ATGGGAAACCTGTTTTCGTTGAAGCTGCCGACTGGAAAAGGGCCGTTCCGTGTGGGCTGTACGGACATCATGGTTGATCACACGAGGGAG GGAAGCTTCTTTCGTCTTTATTACCCATGCCAGTCTGAGGCGGAGTCGAGGCAGCCGCTGTGGATTCCACGGTACGAGTACTGCGCCGGTCTTGTGAACTATCTCAATCAGAGCAGGTGGAGCGTCCCTCTACTCAACCTGGCATTCG GTTATCACACCGTCCCAGTCGGGTGGAATGCTCCGTTTAGAGCTGAAGAGAAATACCCACTGATTATATTTTCCCATGGACTTGGGGCATTCAG GACCGTGTACTCCGCCATTTGCTTAGAAATAGCGTCCCGTGGATTTGTTGTCGCTGCCGTGGAGCACAG AGACGAGTCTGCTGCCTGCACCTGCTACTTCCGGCCAGCCGCTGGGGATGTGGAGCAGCCGCCTGGGCCGGCTTGTGAAGCTGGCTCATCCTTTGCTGGACCCATTTCACTCCAGGCTGCTCGGCCTGGTCTGGAGGCAGTGTGGCTCCCAGTCAGGAAGCTGAAGATGGGCGAGGAGGAATTCCCCTTGCGCAATGAGCAG ctacAACAGCGAGTGAAGGAATGTGGCCAGGTCTTGGACCTTCTCACGGATATCAACCAAGGGAAGCCCATCGAAAACGCCCTTCTCGGTAACCTGTGCCCCTCTGTTCTGAAG GACTGTATAGATCTACAAAAGGTTGCTGTGATGGGCCATTCCTTTGGAGGTTCTACATCGATCCAAGCTGTCGCCGATGATACACGTTTCCG GTGTGCAGTGGCTCTGGATAGCTGGATGCTGCCCCTGTCGGGAGGGATGTATTCCAAGAATCCCGGTCCTGTGTTCTTCATTAACTCTGAAAAGTTCCAGACTGAAGACACCATCGGGAAGATGAAGAGGCTGCAGTCCGGGAACGATAAGATCAAGATAATCACCATATT